The following is a genomic window from Bacillus sp. FJAT-52991.
GACTCTTTACTGAATCACGAGGGAGATTTACTGAACTAGATTCGTTTTTTACTGAATCACTCACTACTTTTTCGGACTCGGAATAGTTTTTTGATGAAACTAAGACTCTTTACTGAATCACGAGGGAGATTTACTGAACCAGATTCGTTTTTTACTGAATCACTCACTACTTTTACGGACTTGGAATAGTTTTTTGATGAAGACGACGCTCTTTACTGAGTTATTCATCCCTTTTCTAGACTTATGCTTGCTTTTTGCTGAGTCTAGACGAAAATCACCTAATTTATGATATAATTGTAAAAAATATATCATAAATGGAATCTCTCCATCATAAGGAGATTAGTTATTAAATAGCTTTGTTCACGATATACAAAAATGATGCAAACTAAGGGAGCATAGATCATGGAATCAACAAGAAAAAACTCCAAAAAAATAGGTATCATATTACTATTTTTCATTTTACTGATTACTTTAACCATCTATGGTAGTATGCAACTCATTATTTTCTTTAATGATCGAGAGAAACAAGCTACTAAAGAGCAGTTAACAAAAGACGGGATCAATCTTCATCAAGTAAGGAATATCCAAGAAACAGAAGAGACGAACGAAGTCACTGTTAACTCCATAGAACAGGAAGTGTTAGACGTAATGAACAAAATGACGCATCAATTTGTTATTGCGGATGACAAATGGGGAGCAGTTGAAATGACGCCTGAACGCATTGATCAACTTACCGAAATTGTATCGGTCAATGATTACCCTAATAAAGAAAGAATCCTCTCCATCTTAGAAAAATGGAAAAAAGGAAATTTCGAAACAGTCGATGATGATCACAACGTCATTTGGAATATGCAAGATGGGAATATCGGAGAAGCCAAAGGGGTCATGAGTGAAAAAGAACAAGAAGCATTTAAAAAGAATAACTTTACAAAAGAAGAAGCGAAAAATCACAACTGATTTCTCGCTTCTTCTTTTGCTAACTATCACTTGACAAATTTCGAGGAGTGACAGACACCTGTCTATCGTCTATTGCATATTAAAACATTTTATTGCATAATTATAATTACTTTCTACTTTGAACGGATGCTTCTAAAAGGCACAATAACAGAAAATGATGAGGAGAATGATCATGAATATTTTTAATGCGAAAACGAGTGATGTGCAAGCGATTTATCAATTAATTCAAGAGTATGCGGAGAAGGGGATTGTGTTGCCGCGTTCTCTTTTATCGCTTTATCAGCAAATACAAAGCCTATACGTAATGAAAGAAGGAAATGAAATTCTTGGGGTGGCTGGATTGCATGTGTTAGGTCAGGACCTTGGAGAAGTCCGTTCTTTAGTCGTCTCCCCTGAACATGCTGGTAAAGGAATTGGCCGGCAATTAGTTGACCATGTCATCAATGAAGCTGCTAGATTGGAAGTGAAACGAGTCATTTCGTTAACTTATGAAACTGAGTTTTTCACAAAGTGTGGATTTGAGAAAATTAATAGAGAGGAACTGCCAGAAAAGACTTGGATCGATTGCATGAACTGTCCGAAGCTAGAATGCTGTGATGAAGTGGCGATGATTAAATATATTCGTTAAAATAGCTGCCATTCGAAAAGAACATCGAGCCCTCGAAGTGACCCGATGTTCTTTTTTCAGTTATCTGGTGATGTCATTCACATGAATCATTTCGCTTTCTACCTTGAGCTCTCATAATTTTATAGAAGATATAGCAGATGACAATAATAAGAACAATAGCGAGTTGCCATTCCCATGTTAATTCCAGCACTTTTTGGACTGAATACGCTTCAATAAACAGCGAGGGGATTTTTCCAATTGTACTCGCTATACTAAAAGAAAGCAGTCTCATTTGACTAAAAGCTGCCGTCAACGTGACCGCACCAGAAGGGACAAAAGGAACAAATCTTAGGAGAAGGACTAAAAAGATGGCTTCCACCCCTTCTGTCTGTGCTAACTTTTTCAAAAATCTGTTCTTTAATTGTATATTCAATTTCTTGAGACCATGCCGATAAAGAATAAAACTAATAACAGCCCCTGCTGCTTCTCCCATGATGGATACAAGAAGTCCTCCTTTAAATCCAAACACAGTAATATTGGCCGCTGTGATAAAAGCACTCGGCAAAACACCTGAAATTGCGATAGCAATATTTAAACTAATACTGATTAAAAACAAGAGCACTGGATGAGCCAGCAGCCATTGAATATATTCCATTTTGTAAATTCCTTTCCTGACAAGATGCAAGAAACTTTATTCTATTTTATAATATATAGGAATTAAAATCCTTGGAGGTGGTCAAATGGTAAATCATCTCTATTTACCACAGTCTGGATCGACTCATGCAAAGCCTGATATGAACATGGCGATACTTTGCATGGGGTGGACGTTCATTTAACTTACTATCGCCTATTCTATTTGGCTTTGCACCTTATTTTTCACTATTTAAATAAGGGGCTGAGCAAGATGAAATATGTAAAAGCGACCAATGTATTACCAGAGCAGTTAATTATCGAAATTCAAAAATATGTTCAAGGGGAAACGATTTATATCCCCAAGCCAAAAAAGGCCTACCAACAATGGGGCACACGTTCAGGAAGCAGAAAAACGCTCGACGACAGAAATGCCTCGATTCAGCAAGCCTTTAAAAACGGCCGAACGCTGGCGCAACTAGCCGACGATTATTTCCTCTCTGTGGAAACCATTAAGAAAATTGTCTATACGAAATAGATCTCATAAAAAAAGCGGTCTTTCTTACTGGAAGACGCTTTTTTTATGTCAAGTTCGTTTCTTATTCATTCTCTCCCTTTCCAAAGACCAACCAATGTTTTACACTTAAAGCGAAAGAGGAGTGATAAATATGGAACCGTTTATTCGAAGCGATCAATATCATTTTATTAAATCACAGGCACAGATTCTTACGAATGGCCATGCAAGTGTGTCTGATATAGATGTTCTTCAAGCCTTGAAATCTCTCGCAAAAGAAAAAATATTTGCTTTGTTTCCAAATATGAATGAGGAGCAGCAGCAAGTGCTTGCTCCCGTCCTTACGATTGAAGAAAAAGCGGATGCCGAAGCGGTGTTAGCACAATTAAAACCTTATGTAATGCCGTTCCCACAAGTCACAGAACAAACGCTCAAAAAGTTATTCCCAAAAGCGAAGAAGCTAAAGACTTCTTTTTTAAAGGAAGTAAATTGGGAAGAGATTTCTTATTTGAGCTGGGCGGACCTTGGCTTAGGCAAAAAGTTTATTGTTGCTCCATACAACAATAAATTGACTGGTATTCACGGAACATTTAATCCCGTAACGAAAAAAAGCATCTGTGCGCTTTGCCATCAATATGAAGCGGTCGGCATGTTTATGACGGAAGTAAAAGGACCTCAACAAGGGACCTTTGTTAAAAGAGGAAACTATATTTGCCAAGATCAACACGCATGTAATGAAAACATGACCAAACTCGATCAATTACATGACTTCATTGCGAGAAATAAATAATGAAAAAGAACCTCATTTGGTAGAGGTTCTTTCTTTATATGACCTTTTCTGTTTTTAACGATTCAATCGCCTGATTAATAAAAACAATAGCTTCGTTTATGCCATGAGTAGAATTGGATACTAGCTCGATATGATGATTCGCTTTTGGCAGTTCATTGACTGTTAATTGGAGTGAGTTTACAATTTCTTCAAAAGATTCGTTCGCGCTAGAACAGGAGGATTCATTTGTTTTCACGAGTGAATCTAATCGCTTCATCACATTTTTGACCTTTTCCATGTCGACATTCGCTCGGTCAATAAGCTCACCAACTGAGTCTGCGGAAGTTTTCGTGGCGTCTGATAATTTCCTTACCTCTTCGGCGACGATGGAAAAGCCTTTGCCAACCTCTCCAGCACGAGCCGCTTCAATTGCCGCATTTAAAGATAGTAGATTCGTTTGATCGGCAATGTTAGTGATCACGCGCATCGAATGAATGACCTCTTCAAACGAAGATGAAAGTTGTTCAATTAATAGATAAGCATCCGAAGAAGTCGTCTCCATTTCGGAAAAGCTTGCATTTAACTTGGCCATCACCCCTTGCCCAGAGGATGCTAATGTACAAGTTTCATTCACTTTTTCTTTTGTTGAATCAACAGAGGTCAATAGCTGATTAGAATTCCTCGATAATTCTTTCGTGATTACCATTCCGTCAGAAACGATTTGGGTTAAGCTAGCAGAGGTCCTCTCGATGGCATTTGTCATCTCCGCTTGAGCCTTCTCATGTTCCTGTTCAATGGCTAGCTGCGTTTCTCTCTCATAAGCTTCTAAAACGAGCTGCTGTTCAAAGCTTAATAGCTTTGAAATAGAAGAAATACATTGATATTGCAAAGTTAGATCTTCAACCTTTTCGGTAATCTTCTGAACAAGGCCATTCTGCAGCTGTTGAAAAGCACACATATACCATTTCGGCTTCAACCCAATTCGATAATGTACTTTCGCTACGCTTAACCGTTTATGAATAAATGCCTCATCTATCGTCCCGTCGAACAGTTCTATGATGTGCTGATGAATCACTTTTTTCAATTGTACAATGGTTGAATGTCGCTCAATAATCGACTCTAATTCAGAGCTTTTCATCACCGCTTGATAAAAGCGGTGAATCACATCATCTAATTGATCCGCTAAAAGAGCCTTTAGCATTTTTACCCGCTGTAAATCCTCCTCCTTCAGCCGAATCATTTCTAGCTGAAGTTTCATCTCTGGATCAGCGAGTTGAATGGAGACTTTTTCCTTACTGTATGAGTATTTTTCTTTCTCGATGTCGCTTTTTCTCTTTTAAAAAAGCATAAGCTTGTTCCGCCTCTCAAAAATAGGATGGAATAACTAAATAACGATATGTCAATTTTCCTATTTTTCCGAATGCCAAGTCAATGATTTCTAGTATTTTTTACATAAATTTAACAATGAAATTACGCCCCACTGCATTAAAATTCCGGCGTCTTCACCTAATCCAGACACCATTTGAAATCTCCTCTTGCAAAAGCCTTTAACTCTATCATACTTAAATGTCTCTCTTCGACAAAATTCGAGGAGTGACAGGCACCTCTACTTGAATAGCAATTAAATCATCTAACAATGCTTTTTCCCATTCCTTAAACTTATGCCATTTGTCTTCATCATTATTCTGTTTTTCTTCGTAGTGAACCGCTAGTTGTCGTGTTACATCCTTCATAGCCGCACCCTCCAATTTATTGTAAAATACTCGCCCATACTGCCAAAATATCTTCATTTAGTTGGAGCATTCCCTTTTACCTGCTTGAATGAATTTAGATTATTCCGAAATTTAATTTTCTATATTGTATCATCTTCCAGTATAGAAAAGCAGGAATTAACCATCAATAAAGGAAAAAACCTACACATCCTCCTTATAAGAGGAATGCATAGGTTTCTTTCAAAAATCAAACATATTCGTTCGACAAAAATCGGGGAGTGACAGGCACCTGTTCACTCGTATCGAAGTGCGTCGATTGGTTTCATTTTGGCAGCTTTCATGGATGGGATTAAGCCAAAGATGATGCCAACTGCCATAGAGAATATAACGGAGCCCACGATGGCAGGGACTGGAGCGGCGAATGGTAGGTTAGCAAAATACGAGATTGCTTTTGCTCCTCCTAATCCTACTAGTACGCCGATGATGCCTCCCATACTTGTAAGTACGGCTGATTCAGTTAAGAATTGCCATAGAATCACAGATCGCTTCGCTCCAAGTGCTTTTTTAATACCGATTTCTCTCGTTCTTTCTGTGACAGATACCAGCATAATATTCATGACACCAATGCCGCCAACGAGTAAGGAAATACTCGCAATGCCTCCTAATAATAGCGTAAAGGCTTGGTTAAATTCATTGATCTCTTCCATGATTTGATCTAAATTAGGAATGCTGTACTGCCAAGTGGAAGTAGCAGGCAAATGACTGTTTAAGGAATCAGCAACGGCTTGCCCTGCCATCTCTAACTCATCTGAATGATACGCTTGGACAAGCACTTGCGGAATATCATTAAAACTTCCTAAGTGAGGCCACGCAGACTTCGGTACATACATTTTTCCCATACCCATGTCCATCATAAACATATCATTCTCTTCACTTTTCTTATCCGCATACACACCGACAACTCGAAATGGCACTTGATTAATCTCAATCACTTGATTAATCGCGCTTCCTTCAGGGAACAAAGCATCTCTTGTCGCTTCATTAATCATCACCACTTGACTGCCTTTTTCATGCTCAATAGGTGCGATCTTTCTACCCTCAAGGATTTTGATTGGAAAAATGGTAAAGTACTTGTCATCCACCGCATACAATTCCGAATCTGAATAATTATTTAAATGAAAAGCTTGTGTATAGTTTTGGTAAAAGACAGCAATCGATTTTACTAAGTCTGGTACCATCGCTTCTTCTAATTGTTCATCCGTGATCGTTGGGATAACATCAGGTGGCTGTTCTTCACTGCCACCCATCATCATCTCACCGCCCATGGCTGCCGCTTCAGGCGACTGAAACATAATGGCAATCGAGTTATTTCCCGTTCCAACGAGGCTCGATTTCAAGCTTTCTTTTTGGCCTTCAATCATTGCCACAATCGCAATAATCGAGGCGATCCCGATAATGACACCCAACATCGTTAAAATGGAACGCATTTTATGAGCAAAAATAGATTGAAAGGATAGTTTTAAATTATCTAGCATGCGGTTCTCTCCTTTCATCCTTGATGATCGCCCCATCGCGAAGAAGAATGCTTCGGTTGGCATATTGAGCAATTTCCTCTTCATGCGTAATTAGAACCACTGTCACACCTTCTTTATTCAAGTCTGTAAATAAGTTCATCACTTGCTCACTAGAAGCGGTATCGAGCGCTCCTGTAGGCTCATCCGCTAAAATGAATTTCGGTTTGTTGATAAGCGCACGGGCAATCGCTACCCGCTGCTTTTGTCCACCTGATAATTGCGTCGGCGTAAAATTGACTCGATCCGCTAAACCGACTTTCGTTAACGCCTCAATCGCTAGCTCACGGCGCTCTTTTTTATTTACCTTCGCATACACAAGAGGCAATTGGACGTTATCTAAAGCGGATAAGCGTGGCAGCAAGTTAAAGTTTTGAAAGACGAAACCAATATATTCATTTCGAATCTTGGAAAGGTCATTTTCTTTACGCGATAACACGCTGTTTCCATCAAGCGTATATTCTCCTGACGTTGGTGTATCTAAGCAGCCTAAAATATTCATGATCGTTGATTTCCCTGAGCCTGAAGGTCCCATAATCGACACATATTCGCCTTCTTCAATGGACAGGTTGATATTATGAAGGATCGGAACTTCTTCCTTTCCGATCCAATATGATTTATTGATGTTCTTCAAGTGAATCATCAATAGTTACCTTCTTTCCTTCTTTTACTGTGTCATCAGGATACACAACATAATCATCTTTAGTTAAGCCGCTCTCAACGATCGTCATCATCATATCTGGTATTTCCTCGCCCAGTTTTACTTCTTGTTTCTTCAATTTCTCATCAACGACCGTCCACACAAATGACTTGTCACCATCCATCACAATCATATCTGTTGGGATCGTTACTTCTTGAGGGGCTTCTTCTTCTCCTTTTAATTCAATGAAGACATGATAGCCAAATTCTAAACCTTCATGCTCAGTTAGTTGAACTTGGAAAGGATAGTTGGATGCTTGCGGGTTCATCGCCATATCACCCATGCCCATATCCATGCTCATATCTTCACCATTTTCTTCTGTTGGCAATTTGCCAATTTCGATAATTTTCCCTGGCCATTTTTGTTCTGGATCTTTGCGACTAACTACGTTCACTTCTTGACCTACTTGGAGCTCATCTTTAATTAATTCGTTCACGTTACCTTTTACAAAATAAGCGTCCGTATTGTAAATTTGCATAAATGAACCTGGAGCTTGCTGTTGCCCCATTTGATTGTTGCCGCCCGCTGCAGATTGTTTTTGTTCTTCATCAATTTTTTGAACAATGCCATTTACTTTTGCTTTAACAATATTATCGTTCACTTTTTTCTTCATTTCTTGATACTCTAAATTCGCTTTTTCCACTTCAAATTGAGCGATCTTTAAATCTGCTTCTGCTTGAGTGACTTGTTGTCTTAGCGCCGTTTTTTCTTCAGCAGACGCGTTTTTGATTTGCTTTTCTAACGACCAAATTTCTGATTTTTTCTGTTTCACACTGCTATTAGCAATTTCAAGTTCAAGCCCTTTTTGCTTTAGTTCCATTTCTCCTTCCTTATTTTCATAAGAAAAAAGTTGCGCACCCGCTTTTACAACGTCTCCTTCTTTCACAAATACCTCTTTAACTGTTCCACGCTCAGGGTCAAGAAAGATTTTTTCTGTTTCCTTTGGCTCAACCACTCCAGCGAATAAACTTCCGGAACTAGCCTCCATTCCTCCCATCATGTCGCTCACCTTCATTGGGAAGATCTCGCCTTCTCCTGCTGAACTATTAAATTTAGACTTTGTAAATATGTAACCACCGGCCAATAAAGCTAGTATGACAACAACCGAAATTGCAATGATCCACTTCTTCTTTTTACTCATCTATTTACCTCCTTTTAAATGTCCAATTCACCTTAACTTTCTATCTATCAACCTCACAAAACCAACATCACCATCTTTTTTCATACAAAAAAACACTTCGACATGATTCTAACAAACACTTTTATTTATTACAAATAATTTTCAAGCATGTCCATTCTATTAAACATTCACACTTATACATATCTATAAAAAAAACACATAAACCACTATTTGGTTTATGTGAACAACTCATTTATTCGAAAATTATCAGGGAGTGACAGGCACTACTACTTCTATGTGCTCGTGCAGTTCGTCTTTTTCGACGTGGACTTTCACATTGTAGTCTCCTGCAGCTTCGAAGGT
Proteins encoded in this region:
- a CDS encoding ABC transporter permease → MLDNLKLSFQSIFAHKMRSILTMLGVIIGIASIIAIVAMIEGQKESLKSSLVGTGNNSIAIMFQSPEAAAMGGEMMMGGSEEQPPDVIPTITDEQLEEAMVPDLVKSIAVFYQNYTQAFHLNNYSDSELYAVDDKYFTIFPIKILEGRKIAPIEHEKGSQVVMINEATRDALFPEGSAINQVIEINQVPFRVVGVYADKKSEENDMFMMDMGMGKMYVPKSAWPHLGSFNDIPQVLVQAYHSDELEMAGQAVADSLNSHLPATSTWQYSIPNLDQIMEEINEFNQAFTLLLGGIASISLLVGGIGVMNIMLVSVTERTREIGIKKALGAKRSVILWQFLTESAVLTSMGGIIGVLVGLGGAKAISYFANLPFAAPVPAIVGSVIFSMAVGIIFGLIPSMKAAKMKPIDALRYE
- a CDS encoding efflux RND transporter periplasmic adaptor subunit, whose protein sequence is MSKKKKWIIAISVVVILALLAGGYIFTKSKFNSSAGEGEIFPMKVSDMMGGMEASSGSLFAGVVEPKETEKIFLDPERGTVKEVFVKEGDVVKAGAQLFSYENKEGEMELKQKGLELEIANSSVKQKKSEIWSLEKQIKNASAEEKTALRQQVTQAEADLKIAQFEVEKANLEYQEMKKKVNDNIVKAKVNGIVQKIDEEQKQSAAGGNNQMGQQQAPGSFMQIYNTDAYFVKGNVNELIKDELQVGQEVNVVSRKDPEQKWPGKIIEIGKLPTEENGEDMSMDMGMGDMAMNPQASNYPFQVQLTEHEGLEFGYHVFIELKGEEEAPQEVTIPTDMIVMDGDKSFVWTVVDEKLKKQEVKLGEEIPDMMMTIVESGLTKDDYVVYPDDTVKEGKKVTIDDSLEEHQ
- a CDS encoding FusB/FusC family EF-G-binding protein — encoded protein: MEPFIRSDQYHFIKSQAQILTNGHASVSDIDVLQALKSLAKEKIFALFPNMNEEQQQVLAPVLTIEEKADAEAVLAQLKPYVMPFPQVTEQTLKKLFPKAKKLKTSFLKEVNWEEISYLSWADLGLGKKFIVAPYNNKLTGIHGTFNPVTKKSICALCHQYEAVGMFMTEVKGPQQGTFVKRGNYICQDQHACNENMTKLDQLHDFIARNK
- a CDS encoding DUF6241 domain-containing protein, which produces MESTRKNSKKIGIILLFFILLITLTIYGSMQLIIFFNDREKQATKEQLTKDGINLHQVRNIQETEETNEVTVNSIEQEVLDVMNKMTHQFVIADDKWGAVEMTPERIDQLTEIVSVNDYPNKERILSILEKWKKGNFETVDDDHNVIWNMQDGNIGEAKGVMSEKEQEAFKKNNFTKEEAKNHN
- a CDS encoding ABC transporter ATP-binding protein, producing the protein MIHLKNINKSYWIGKEEVPILHNINLSIEEGEYVSIMGPSGSGKSTIMNILGCLDTPTSGEYTLDGNSVLSRKENDLSKIRNEYIGFVFQNFNLLPRLSALDNVQLPLVYAKVNKKERRELAIEALTKVGLADRVNFTPTQLSGGQKQRVAIARALINKPKFILADEPTGALDTASSEQVMNLFTDLNKEGVTVVLITHEEEIAQYANRSILLRDGAIIKDERREPHAR
- a CDS encoding methyl-accepting chemotaxis protein, whose translation is MTNAIERTSASLTQIVSDGMVITKELSRNSNQLLTSVDSTKEKVNETCTLASSGQGVMAKLNASFSEMETTSSDAYLLIEQLSSSFEEVIHSMRVITNIADQTNLLSLNAAIEAARAGEVGKGFSIVAEEVRKLSDATKTSADSVGELIDRANVDMEKVKNVMKRLDSLVKTNESSCSSANESFEEIVNSLQLTVNELPKANHHIELVSNSTHGINEAIVFINQAIESLKTEKVI
- a CDS encoding TVP38/TMEM64 family protein, with the protein product MEYIQWLLAHPVLLFLISISLNIAIAISGVLPSAFITAANITVFGFKGGLLVSIMGEAAGAVISFILYRHGLKKLNIQLKNRFLKKLAQTEGVEAIFLVLLLRFVPFVPSGAVTLTAAFSQMRLLSFSIASTIGKIPSLFIEAYSVQKVLELTWEWQLAIVLIIVICYIFYKIMRAQGRKRNDSCE
- a CDS encoding N-acetyltransferase; the protein is MNIFNAKTSDVQAIYQLIQEYAEKGIVLPRSLLSLYQQIQSLYVMKEGNEILGVAGLHVLGQDLGEVRSLVVSPEHAGKGIGRQLVDHVINEAARLEVKRVISLTYETEFFTKCGFEKINREELPEKTWIDCMNCPKLECCDEVAMIKYIR
- a CDS encoding CD3324 family protein codes for the protein MKYVKATNVLPEQLIIEIQKYVQGETIYIPKPKKAYQQWGTRSGSRKTLDDRNASIQQAFKNGRTLAQLADDYFLSVETIKKIVYTK